One segment of Atribacterota bacterium DNA contains the following:
- a CDS encoding response regulator transcription factor produces the protein MKKILIIEDQQSIAELVKDYLEINNFQVDIRINGLEGLEDALHKDYDLILLDLMLPDIDGFEICKKIRKDKNIPILIISARGEDIDKIRGLGLGADDYISKPFSPNELVARVKAHLSRFDRLTRKTEKVKHEIQIKNLTINQVSRRVFLDNKEIIFTTKEFEILNFLASHPNIVFSKERLYEHIWGDDSYGDIATIAVHIKKIRDKIEKDPQKPRFIDTLWGSGYRFNA, from the coding sequence ATGAAAAAAATTCTAATTATTGAGGATCAGCAAAGTATTGCTGAACTGGTAAAAGATTATCTGGAAATTAATAACTTTCAAGTCGATATAAGAATCAATGGACTGGAAGGTTTAGAAGATGCTCTTCATAAAGACTATGATTTAATACTATTAGACCTTATGTTACCAGACATTGATGGTTTCGAAATCTGCAAAAAAATAAGAAAAGATAAGAATATACCCATTCTTATTATTTCAGCTCGGGGAGAAGATATTGATAAGATTCGTGGACTGGGATTGGGGGCAGATGATTATATTAGCAAACCCTTCAGCCCAAATGAATTAGTAGCCAGGGTTAAGGCACATCTAAGTCGTTTTGATCGTTTAACCAGGAAAACTGAGAAGGTAAAACATGAGATTCAAATAAAAAATTTGACTATAAATCAGGTATCAAGACGAGTTTTCCTGGATAATAAGGAAATAATCTTTACTACTAAAGAATTTGAAATATTAAATTTTTTAGCTTCTCATCCTAATATAGTCTTCAGCAAGGAACGGCTCTACGAACATATCTGGGGGGACGATTCTTATGGAGATATTGCCACTATTGCTGTTCATATAAAAAAGATAAGAGACAAAATTGAAAAAGATCCCCAAAAACCCCGTTTCATTGATACACTCTGGGGATCTGGCTACCGATTTAACGCTTAA
- a CDS encoding glycosyltransferase: MPAFNEEPRIGSVLEVVCQYKRAKRIIVIDDGSSDGTANCAERYSVEVLRHDHNMGKGAALRTGIVHIGDADYWLFLDADLVNLNEIHMEALLDPLKNNPDTGMTVGIFQKGGQIGVDLAQKYFSILNGQRALSGQFVQILPDLSWAKFGVEIFLTKLALYHGIKIVHPVLSGLTHHTKESKLGYWAGFCYRLQMYQECLYTLFNWEKYL, translated from the coding sequence ATACCAGCTTTTAATGAAGAGCCCAGAATTGGCAGTGTTTTAGAGGTAGTTTGTCAGTATAAGAGAGCAAAGAGAATCATTGTCATAGACGATGGCTCCTCTGATGGAACTGCCAATTGTGCTGAACGTTATTCAGTTGAAGTATTAAGACATGATCATAATATGGGGAAAGGGGCAGCATTGCGAACTGGTATCGTTCATATCGGTGATGCCGATTACTGGCTGTTTTTGGATGCTGACCTTGTCAATTTAAATGAAATACATATGGAGGCTTTGCTTGATCCCCTGAAAAACAATCCTGATACGGGTATGACAGTAGGAATTTTTCAAAAAGGTGGCCAGATCGGTGTTGATTTGGCACAGAAGTACTTCAGTATTCTTAATGGTCAAAGAGCTCTTTCCGGGCAATTTGTCCAGATTCTTCCAGACCTTTCCTGGGCTAAATTTGGAGTCGAGATATTTTTAACTAAATTGGCTCTATATCATGGGATTAAGATAGTTCACCCGGTATTGTCTGGCTTAACTCATCATACTAAAGAGAGTAAATTGGGTTATTGGGCTGGTTTTTGCTATCGCCTACAGATGTATCAGGAATGCCTTTATACCTTATTTAACTGGGAAAAATACCTGTAG